A window of Microbacterium luteolum contains these coding sequences:
- a CDS encoding aldo/keto reductase: MTRIGTSDLNVFPLSLGGNVFGWTADRDASFAVLDAFVAGGGDFLDTADSYSSWVPGNSGGESETIIGEWLASRRPSDVVVATKVSQHPDFRGLSGANVRKAAEASLARLGVDAIDLYYAHFDDESVPLEETVAAFGQLVTDGLVGHVAVSNYTAERIREWVGIADRLGVARPVAVQPHYNLVHRNVVEETIIPVAQEFGLVLVPYYSLASGFLTGKYRSTDAAGQESPRAQGAAKYATDAGLRIIDALEEIGQNHGASIAATSLAWLRAQPTVAAPIASARTVEQVPDLLAGARLELTADEVEQLNRVSEWTPAQA, from the coding sequence ATGACTCGTATCGGAACCAGTGACCTCAACGTCTTCCCGCTCTCCCTCGGGGGCAACGTGTTCGGCTGGACGGCCGACCGCGACGCGTCCTTCGCCGTGCTCGACGCCTTCGTCGCCGGCGGTGGCGACTTCCTCGACACGGCCGACTCCTACAGCTCCTGGGTTCCGGGCAATTCGGGCGGCGAGAGCGAGACGATCATCGGCGAGTGGCTCGCGTCGCGCAGACCGTCCGATGTGGTCGTGGCGACCAAGGTGAGCCAGCACCCCGACTTCCGTGGGCTCTCGGGAGCGAACGTGCGCAAGGCCGCCGAGGCATCGCTCGCGCGACTGGGCGTCGATGCGATCGACCTGTACTACGCGCACTTCGACGACGAGTCGGTGCCACTGGAGGAGACCGTCGCCGCCTTCGGGCAGCTCGTGACCGACGGTCTCGTGGGCCACGTCGCCGTGTCGAACTACACCGCGGAGCGCATCCGCGAATGGGTCGGCATCGCCGACCGTCTCGGCGTGGCCCGCCCGGTCGCCGTCCAGCCGCACTACAACCTCGTGCATCGCAATGTCGTCGAGGAGACGATCATCCCGGTCGCACAGGAGTTCGGCCTCGTCCTCGTCCCGTATTACTCCCTCGCCAGCGGGTTCCTCACGGGCAAGTACCGCTCGACGGATGCCGCGGGCCAGGAGTCGCCGCGCGCGCAGGGCGCCGCGAAGTACGCGACCGACGCGGGGCTTCGGATCATCGACGCGCTCGAGGAGATCGGGCAGAACCACGGTGCGTCGATCGCTGCGACCTCGCTCGCCTGGCTGCGCGCGCAGCCGACCGTCGCCGCACCGATCGCGAGCGCCCGTACGGTCGAGCAGGTGCCGGATCTTCTCGCGGGTGCGCGGCTCGAGCTCACCGCCGACGAGGTGGAGCAGCTGAACCGCGTCTCGGAGTGGACGCCCGCTCAGGCCTGA
- a CDS encoding response regulator — MTETIRVLLVDDQELIRVGFRMVLEAEPGITVVGEAADGHAAIAQVAALAPDLVLMDIRMPGLDGIAATEAIVRQHPQTRVLVLTTFDLDEYAFGAIRAGASGFLLKDAQRHEMISAVRAVHRGDAALAPRITRMLLEHVTPQLGAARAEPDPAESARLAELTDRERDVFLAIGRGLTNAEIAQSLYVGESTVKTHVGRVLAKLGARDRIHAVILAHRLGLVGDSADRNPASPDGTAQA, encoded by the coding sequence ATGACAGAGACGATCAGGGTCCTCCTCGTCGACGACCAGGAGCTGATCCGCGTCGGGTTCCGGATGGTGCTCGAGGCCGAACCGGGCATCACCGTCGTCGGGGAGGCGGCCGACGGGCACGCCGCGATCGCCCAGGTCGCCGCTCTCGCGCCCGATCTGGTGCTGATGGACATCCGGATGCCGGGGCTCGACGGCATCGCGGCGACCGAGGCCATCGTGCGACAGCATCCGCAGACCCGCGTCCTCGTGCTCACGACCTTCGATCTCGACGAGTACGCCTTCGGCGCGATCCGTGCGGGGGCCAGCGGTTTCCTGCTGAAGGACGCGCAGCGCCACGAGATGATCTCGGCTGTCCGCGCCGTGCATCGCGGTGATGCGGCGCTCGCTCCCCGGATCACGCGGATGCTGCTGGAGCATGTCACGCCGCAGCTCGGAGCCGCGCGTGCGGAACCCGATCCCGCCGAATCCGCTCGGCTCGCGGAGCTCACCGATCGGGAGCGGGACGTGTTCCTGGCGATCGGCCGCGGTCTCACGAACGCCGAGATCGCGCAGTCGCTCTACGTCGGCGAATCCACCGTCAAGACGCATGTCGGGCGCGTCCTGGCGAAGCTCGGCGCGCGCGACCGCATCCACGCGGTGATCCTCGCGCATCGCCTGGGGCTCGTCGGGGACTCGGCGGACCGGAATCCGGCGAGTCCCGACGGCACCGCTCAGGCCTGA
- a CDS encoding sensor histidine kinase has protein sequence MSRTRSRSDSIREDEELRLPRAPGLLRRFWARHPVFADVLIMLICLVLTLGGAVSIGSTSYPPEQVVATVPESVTIVLAVISTVLAVVGCAALLWRRRAPLVPFVIAFALELAFLSGTRPGGSPIVLVACYSLAVYRSSRAAWVGLAIGAGAVTAAALSLMGLGVITLQGGVDGILNAVVLGLIGTLIGVNVGERKRYLTAIIDRSRQLLIERDQQAQLAASAERARIAREMHDIVSHSLTVIVALSEGAAATADPEQARRAASTAAETARGALTEMRSMLGVLRDEGSPAPLAPMEPTPPRDTVTAAQRAGYPVTLAVSGSAEVAPGVAHAIGRIVQEGMTNAMRHAPTATAIAVRLAYTAKTVTIEIINDGVRGVTGNDGFGLRGLAERAAHVNGDLRSAPDGNGRWVLYAELPTSGTAAAAPSSPNEENA, from the coding sequence GTGAGCAGAACGCGAAGCCGCAGCGACTCGATCCGCGAGGACGAGGAGCTGCGGCTTCCGCGCGCACCGGGACTGCTCCGACGCTTCTGGGCGCGGCATCCCGTCTTCGCCGACGTGCTGATCATGCTGATATGCCTGGTTCTCACGCTGGGCGGCGCCGTCAGCATCGGCAGCACGAGCTACCCCCCGGAGCAGGTGGTGGCCACCGTCCCCGAATCGGTCACGATCGTGCTCGCGGTGATCTCCACCGTCCTCGCCGTCGTGGGGTGCGCAGCACTCCTGTGGCGCCGACGCGCACCCCTCGTGCCGTTCGTCATCGCCTTCGCCCTCGAACTCGCGTTCCTGTCCGGCACGCGCCCCGGGGGCAGTCCGATCGTTCTCGTCGCCTGCTACTCACTCGCGGTCTACCGGTCATCACGTGCAGCCTGGGTGGGTCTCGCCATCGGGGCAGGCGCAGTGACCGCCGCAGCCCTGTCGTTGATGGGTCTCGGCGTGATCACGCTCCAAGGCGGCGTCGACGGCATCCTCAACGCGGTCGTCCTCGGGCTCATCGGGACACTCATCGGAGTCAACGTCGGCGAGCGCAAACGGTATCTCACCGCCATCATCGACCGCTCCCGCCAGCTCCTGATCGAACGCGATCAGCAGGCGCAGCTCGCCGCATCGGCGGAGCGGGCGCGCATCGCTCGAGAGATGCATGACATCGTCTCCCACTCGCTCACCGTGATCGTGGCGCTCTCCGAGGGAGCTGCCGCGACGGCTGATCCGGAGCAGGCACGAAGGGCAGCGTCGACGGCGGCGGAGACAGCCAGGGGGGCCCTCACCGAGATGCGCTCGATGCTCGGCGTGCTCCGAGACGAAGGTTCCCCTGCGCCCTTGGCGCCGATGGAGCCGACACCGCCACGCGACACGGTCACCGCCGCGCAACGAGCCGGCTACCCGGTGACGCTCGCCGTCAGCGGGAGCGCCGAGGTCGCTCCCGGTGTCGCGCACGCGATCGGCCGGATCGTCCAGGAGGGCATGACGAATGCGATGCGTCATGCGCCGACCGCGACGGCGATCGCCGTGCGGCTCGCCTACACCGCGAAGACCGTGACGATCGAGATCATCAACGACGGCGTGCGCGGCGTCACCGGGAACGACGGCTTCGGCCTCCGCGGTCTCGCCGAGCGTGCCGCCCACGTGAACGGAGACCTGCGTTCCGCCCCGGACGGCAACGGGCGCTGGGTGCTGTACGCCGAGCTCCCCACGTCGGGGACGGCGGCAGCCGCACCATCATCACCGAACGAGGAGAACGCATGA
- a CDS encoding ABC transporter permease subunit → MTVQAPAVSPHRVDTRHRLTFVRALHGEWIKLATLRSTWWSIGITGLLTVAIAVLIAQNVVDPGFNPVQAVVSPFQFTMLLAGILGAISVTGEYSTGMIRSTLTANPVRGSVLAAKAVVLSATMFVSSLVIFGLAAVAVSVIVAGRDQSIDWSDPSSSLLPIVVASLAMAVFTTIGVAFGFILRSGAGAIAATVGLLFVLPIVLSMFAMVGEAGRWVMDAAGYLPAAAAQAAILPGDGSDAPVAYLTLACWVAAGMLSAWAVLRTRDA, encoded by the coding sequence ATGACCGTCCAGGCACCCGCTGTCTCCCCGCACCGCGTCGACACCCGCCACCGGCTGACCTTCGTCCGCGCGCTCCACGGCGAGTGGATCAAGCTCGCCACCCTGCGATCCACGTGGTGGTCGATCGGCATCACCGGTCTGCTCACGGTCGCCATCGCCGTCCTGATCGCGCAGAACGTGGTCGATCCCGGCTTCAACCCCGTCCAGGCGGTCGTATCGCCGTTCCAGTTCACGATGCTGCTCGCCGGCATCCTCGGCGCCATCTCGGTCACCGGCGAGTACTCGACCGGCATGATCCGTTCGACGCTCACCGCCAACCCGGTCCGAGGATCGGTCCTCGCCGCGAAGGCCGTGGTGCTCTCCGCCACGATGTTCGTGTCGTCGCTGGTCATCTTCGGGCTCGCCGCGGTCGCCGTCTCGGTGATCGTCGCGGGCCGGGATCAGAGCATCGACTGGTCTGATCCCTCCTCGTCGCTGCTCCCGATCGTCGTCGCCTCGCTGGCGATGGCCGTGTTCACGACCATCGGCGTCGCGTTCGGCTTCATCCTGCGCTCCGGCGCGGGTGCGATCGCGGCGACCGTCGGCCTGCTGTTCGTCCTGCCCATCGTCTTGAGCATGTTCGCGATGGTCGGCGAGGCGGGACGCTGGGTCATGGACGCCGCCGGGTACCTCCCCGCGGCGGCGGCACAGGCCGCCATCCTCCCCGGCGACGGGAGCGACGCACCCGTCGCCTATCTCACGCTCGCCTGCTGGGTCGCCGCCGGGATGCTGTCGGCATGGGCCGTGCTCCGCACCCGCGACGCGTAG
- a CDS encoding ABC transporter ATP-binding protein yields MITAEGLTKRFGDKTAVDDVSFTIHPGSVTGFLGPNGAGKSTTMRMIVGLDRPTSGRAAVSGREYRQLRAPLTEVGVLLDAKAVHTGRTARNHLRAMAATHGIPASRVDEVIDLAGIGPVARKRAGKFSLGMGQRLGIASALLGDPHTLILDEPVNGLDPEGVRWVRQFVRHAASEGRTVLLSSHLMSEMAQTADHVIVMGRGKVLADAPLAELVRAWTTNTVRVRTPRAADLAAAVGGPDVEIVSSAPDLLDIVGLPASRIGDLAAARGIPLHELTPTTGSLEDAYLALTGDSVEYRTKEIS; encoded by the coding sequence ATGATCACAGCAGAAGGCCTCACGAAGAGGTTCGGAGACAAGACGGCCGTCGACGACGTGTCGTTCACTATTCATCCGGGCAGCGTCACGGGCTTCCTCGGCCCCAACGGCGCCGGCAAGTCGACCACGATGCGGATGATCGTCGGACTCGACCGTCCGACGTCCGGCCGTGCCGCCGTCTCCGGGCGCGAATACCGTCAGCTCCGCGCACCGCTCACGGAGGTCGGCGTGCTGCTCGACGCCAAGGCCGTGCACACGGGCCGGACCGCCCGCAACCACCTCCGCGCGATGGCGGCGACGCACGGCATCCCGGCATCCCGCGTCGACGAGGTGATCGATCTCGCGGGTATCGGCCCCGTCGCCCGCAAGCGCGCCGGAAAGTTCTCGCTCGGAATGGGCCAGCGCCTCGGCATCGCCTCCGCTCTGCTCGGCGATCCGCACACGCTGATCCTCGACGAGCCGGTCAACGGCCTCGACCCCGAGGGCGTCCGCTGGGTGCGCCAGTTCGTCCGGCATGCCGCCTCGGAAGGACGCACCGTCCTGCTCTCGAGTCACCTCATGAGCGAGATGGCACAGACCGCCGACCACGTCATCGTGATGGGCCGCGGCAAGGTCCTCGCCGATGCGCCGCTCGCCGAGCTCGTCCGCGCGTGGACGACCAACACCGTGCGCGTGCGCACCCCGCGGGCTGCGGACCTGGCAGCCGCCGTGGGCGGACCCGACGTCGAGATCGTGAGCTCGGCTCCCGACCTGCTCGACATCGTTGGGCTCCCCGCATCGCGGATCGGCGACCTCGCCGCCGCGCGTGGCATTCCGCTGCACGAGCTCACCCCGACCACCGGATCGCTGGAGGACGCGTACCTCGCCCTCACCGGCGACTCCGTCGAGTACCGGACCAAGGAGATCTCATGA
- a CDS encoding MmcQ/YjbR family DNA-binding protein codes for MDARELTSAAAARADELPGSERENPFGPEWDVYKVRGRVFLLLPLDGTGRVTLKSHPDDAEALRETFADIVPGYHMNKKHWITLNPGPSLEEGLVTELVTESYLLVVEKLPRAQRPVDPQTFGRPVD; via the coding sequence GTGGACGCGCGTGAACTCACGTCGGCCGCGGCCGCGCGTGCGGATGAGCTGCCCGGCTCGGAGCGGGAGAACCCGTTCGGCCCGGAGTGGGACGTGTACAAGGTGCGGGGCCGCGTCTTCCTGCTCCTGCCTCTGGACGGCACAGGGCGCGTCACGCTCAAGTCGCACCCCGACGACGCGGAGGCTCTCCGGGAGACGTTCGCCGACATCGTCCCGGGGTACCACATGAACAAGAAGCACTGGATCACGCTCAACCCCGGCCCGTCGCTCGAGGAGGGCCTCGTCACGGAGCTCGTGACCGAGTCGTACCTGCTCGTCGTCGAGAAGCTCCCGAGGGCGCAGCGCCCGGTCGACCCGCAGACGTTCGGACGGCCGGTCGACTGA
- a CDS encoding SOS response-associated peptidase family protein codes for MCASYGLDPRFSDAELLAAADDAVLEGLRVWAEENAGETLRPTGKNLRNLNPIVVQPETAPTLEPAWWGFLVNGEPAKFPSINTRSERLQDRPGGAKSRAIVPATSWYEMQKPSRQWHEFLVDDGALFGMAAVTQRGKTADGAWFTCYSIVMRPAPEHLAGVHDRMPVLIPTSFAEEWLTADTGRDVVDEALLAAADLDDRVQVKPRRDDKRAERLF; via the coding sequence ATGTGCGCGAGCTATGGTCTCGATCCCCGGTTCTCCGATGCGGAGCTCCTCGCTGCCGCAGACGACGCGGTCCTGGAGGGGCTGCGTGTGTGGGCGGAGGAGAACGCGGGCGAGACCCTGCGTCCGACCGGGAAGAATCTTCGCAACCTCAATCCGATCGTCGTGCAGCCCGAGACCGCTCCGACGCTGGAGCCGGCCTGGTGGGGGTTCCTGGTGAACGGTGAACCCGCGAAGTTCCCATCGATCAACACGCGCTCGGAGCGTCTGCAGGACCGTCCCGGCGGGGCGAAGTCCCGAGCGATCGTCCCGGCGACGAGCTGGTACGAGATGCAGAAGCCGTCGCGGCAGTGGCACGAGTTCCTCGTGGACGACGGCGCCCTGTTCGGGATGGCGGCGGTGACCCAGCGGGGCAAGACCGCCGACGGCGCATGGTTCACGTGCTACTCGATCGTGATGCGACCGGCGCCCGAACACCTCGCCGGCGTGCACGATCGGATGCCGGTGCTCATTCCGACGTCGTTCGCCGAAGAGTGGCTGACGGCAGACACCGGCCGCGACGTCGTCGACGAGGCGCTGCTGGCGGCTGCCGACCTCGACGATCGCGTGCAGGTGAAGCCGCGCCGCGACGACAAGCGCGCCGAGCGGCTGTTCTGA
- a CDS encoding DMT family transporter, with protein sequence MPDTRRLPVPLALGGAAAIGVMTAIQARINGVLGVKVDDGVVAGFISFAVGLFALLIVIPCIPSARRGVVRLIGGIRQRRIPFWMLLGGACGALTVSTQGLTAGVLGVSLFTVGVVAGQTLNGLVLDRIGFGPAGVVAVTPGRLAGGALALAAVAISLSGDVLASAPLWMLLLPFATGVGIAWQAATNGRLAQRVESPIAATLMSFIAGTIVLAGAAGVSVAVRGMPDAPPVEPWLYLGGFLGAAYILLGAFIVAHTGVLLMGLGSVLGQLVTSVVIDLFWPTAAGPALWQIVAMVIVAVASVVVARIRPRR encoded by the coding sequence GTGCCCGATACCCGCCGGCTTCCTGTGCCCCTGGCCCTCGGCGGAGCGGCCGCCATCGGCGTGATGACGGCGATCCAGGCCCGCATCAACGGCGTGCTCGGGGTGAAGGTCGACGACGGCGTCGTCGCCGGGTTCATCTCGTTCGCTGTCGGGCTCTTCGCGCTCCTGATCGTCATCCCGTGCATCCCCTCGGCGCGCCGCGGCGTGGTCCGCCTCATCGGCGGGATCCGGCAGCGGCGGATCCCGTTCTGGATGCTGCTCGGCGGCGCCTGCGGTGCCCTCACCGTGTCCACCCAGGGCCTGACGGCGGGAGTGCTGGGCGTCTCGCTGTTCACGGTCGGCGTCGTCGCCGGTCAGACGCTGAACGGTCTGGTCCTCGACCGGATCGGCTTCGGCCCGGCCGGCGTGGTCGCCGTGACCCCTGGCCGCCTGGCCGGGGGAGCGCTCGCGCTCGCCGCAGTCGCCATCTCCCTCTCCGGCGACGTCCTCGCCTCCGCCCCGCTGTGGATGCTGCTGCTGCCGTTCGCGACCGGGGTCGGCATCGCGTGGCAGGCGGCGACCAACGGACGGCTCGCGCAGCGGGTCGAGTCGCCCATCGCCGCGACGCTGATGAGCTTCATCGCCGGCACGATCGTGCTGGCGGGCGCCGCCGGCGTGAGCGTCGCCGTCCGCGGGATGCCCGACGCGCCGCCGGTAGAGCCGTGGCTGTACCTGGGCGGGTTCCTCGGCGCCGCGTACATCCTGCTCGGAGCATTCATCGTCGCGCACACGGGCGTGCTCCTGATGGGCCTGGGCTCCGTGCTCGGGCAGCTCGTGACCTCGGTCGTGATCGACCTCTTCTGGCCGACGGCAGCAGGTCCTGCGCTGTGGCAGATCGTCGCGATGGTGATCGTCGCCGTGGCATCCGTCGTCGTCGCGCGGATCAGGCCGCGGCGCTGA
- a CDS encoding nitroreductase family protein, translating to MSALEAVRSRQSWSKVDDTAPTREQLLTFVAAAGRVADHSSLRPWRLIELRGADREVLGAAIAKAEGDKSPSAKPLRAPLLIAVVASYRKSDKVPRWEQEAVASGVAHMLSLLLDEAGWGVLWRTGHYTRTKAVAKAHGLGPNEELLGWLYVGAKPARRKPGRRKAVDARKLVTRMPSKTEQVETKAKKKKK from the coding sequence GTGAGCGCTCTCGAAGCCGTCCGCTCCCGGCAGTCCTGGTCGAAGGTCGATGACACCGCGCCGACGCGCGAGCAGCTGCTGACCTTCGTCGCGGCCGCCGGTCGCGTCGCCGACCACTCCTCGCTGCGTCCCTGGCGTCTGATCGAGCTTCGGGGCGCCGACCGCGAGGTGCTGGGCGCGGCGATCGCGAAGGCGGAGGGCGACAAGTCCCCGTCCGCGAAGCCGCTCCGCGCACCTCTTCTCATCGCGGTGGTCGCCAGCTACCGCAAGAGCGACAAGGTGCCGCGCTGGGAGCAGGAAGCCGTTGCTTCGGGCGTCGCCCACATGCTGAGCCTGCTGCTCGACGAGGCCGGATGGGGAGTCCTCTGGCGCACCGGGCACTACACGCGGACGAAGGCGGTGGCCAAGGCGCACGGCCTCGGCCCGAACGAGGAGCTCCTCGGTTGGCTGTACGTCGGCGCGAAGCCCGCCCGACGCAAGCCGGGTAGGCGCAAGGCCGTCGACGCCCGCAAGCTCGTGACCCGCATGCCGTCGAAGACCGAGCAGGTCGAGACGAAGGCGAAGAAGAAGAAGAAGTAG
- the msrB gene encoding peptide-methionine (R)-S-oxide reductase MsrB produces MSYSVDKTEDEWRRELGDEQYAVLRQAATERAWTGELLDEKRSGLYTCGACDAELFKSGTKFDSGCGWPSFYESIRPEAVELIEDSSLGMVRTEVRCANCGSHLGHVFPDGFGTPTGDRYCMNSIAMNFTPDES; encoded by the coding sequence ATGTCGTACAGCGTGGACAAGACCGAAGACGAGTGGCGCCGCGAGCTCGGCGATGAGCAGTACGCCGTGCTGCGCCAGGCCGCGACCGAACGCGCATGGACGGGCGAGCTGCTCGACGAGAAGCGCTCGGGCCTCTACACCTGCGGAGCGTGCGATGCAGAGCTCTTCAAGAGCGGCACCAAGTTCGATTCCGGGTGCGGCTGGCCGAGCTTCTACGAGTCGATCCGTCCGGAGGCGGTCGAGCTCATCGAGGACTCCAGCCTCGGCATGGTGCGCACCGAGGTGCGCTGCGCGAACTGCGGCTCCCACCTCGGCCATGTCTTCCCCGACGGGTTCGGCACACCGACCGGCGACCGCTACTGCATGAACTCGATCGCGATGAACTTCACTCCCGACGAATCGTGA
- a CDS encoding DUF2332 domain-containing protein, whose product MTDAVQQRYARFARDEAPGRSALYEEWATGVADDREVQRILARIPETRRQPPLVFAVTRLLGADLDGYPAWRRFVLRHADEVVAECSTRQLQTNEPLRLAALLPVLSEIEGPVAMLEIGASAGLCLYPDRYSYRFVGEDDRLRAALDPDDGHSTVILESRVIGFLPPLRMPEVVWRAGIDLAPLDAADEKDRSWLRALVWPGESGREERIDAALDIAASDPPRLVAGDALVSIDALAAEVPADATLVITTPGVLVHIPRAERKALVERISRLQARWITIDPPGLLDVWEPPVDAGAWPGFVVALDGRVRAAADPLGRWWEWRAAVAADAS is encoded by the coding sequence ATGACGGATGCTGTCCAGCAGCGCTATGCGCGCTTCGCCCGGGACGAGGCGCCCGGTCGCAGCGCGCTCTACGAGGAGTGGGCGACCGGTGTCGCGGACGACCGCGAGGTGCAGCGGATCCTCGCGCGCATCCCGGAGACCAGGCGGCAGCCGCCCCTGGTGTTCGCCGTGACGCGGCTGCTCGGCGCCGATCTCGACGGCTACCCGGCGTGGCGGCGCTTCGTCCTGCGGCACGCCGACGAGGTCGTCGCCGAGTGCTCGACGCGACAGCTCCAGACCAACGAGCCCCTGCGGCTCGCCGCGCTGCTGCCGGTGCTGTCCGAGATCGAGGGGCCGGTCGCGATGCTCGAGATCGGTGCCTCCGCGGGGCTCTGCCTCTATCCGGACCGCTACTCCTATCGCTTCGTCGGCGAGGACGACCGGCTCCGTGCGGCCCTCGACCCCGACGATGGCCACTCGACCGTGATCCTGGAGAGCCGGGTGATCGGCTTCCTGCCACCGCTGCGGATGCCGGAGGTCGTGTGGCGGGCCGGCATCGACCTGGCGCCGCTGGATGCCGCGGATGAAAAGGATCGGAGCTGGCTGCGGGCGCTGGTCTGGCCGGGGGAGAGCGGACGAGAGGAGCGGATCGACGCCGCGCTCGACATCGCGGCATCCGATCCTCCGCGGCTCGTGGCGGGAGATGCGCTGGTGTCGATCGACGCGCTCGCGGCGGAGGTCCCCGCCGACGCGACCCTCGTCATCACCACGCCCGGCGTCCTCGTGCACATCCCCCGAGCGGAGCGGAAGGCATTGGTCGAACGGATCTCCCGGCTGCAGGCGCGGTGGATCACCATCGATCCGCCCGGTCTGCTCGACGTGTGGGAACCTCCCGTCGATGCGGGTGCCTGGCCCGGGTTCGTCGTGGCGCTCGACGGTCGCGTCCGCGCGGCCGCGGATCCGCTCGGGCGCTGGTGGGAGTGGCGCGCCGCCGTCGCGGCGGATGCGTCCTAA
- a CDS encoding DUF3263 domain-containing protein, whose product MLGDLTERDRAILALEASWPRHGGAKEEVIRAQLGMSSARYYQLLGRLIESDVALEYDPMLVRRLRRIRDTRAARRTARMPGFVG is encoded by the coding sequence ATGCTCGGAGACCTCACGGAGCGCGATCGCGCGATCCTCGCCCTCGAGGCGTCGTGGCCGCGTCATGGCGGGGCGAAGGAAGAGGTGATCCGTGCCCAGCTCGGCATGAGCTCGGCGCGCTACTACCAGCTCCTGGGACGTCTGATCGAGTCGGACGTCGCTCTCGAGTACGACCCGATGCTGGTGCGTCGGCTGCGAAGGATCCGCGACACCAGGGCCGCCAGGCGCACAGCGCGCATGCCGGGGTTCGTCGGCTGA
- a CDS encoding LytR C-terminal domain-containing protein, whose product MSKPSRDRFDDVPRSSGRVGAHRAETPGMNGWVVLLWSFVAALVLIIAGIFGSLVVMGRISLFPETAPSSVPTPEETGVVDTTISVMILNATPEEGLDTQMRDLLINNGWLADSVYASDSASEDFETTTVYYVADEDELAAIGLARVIGGAEVQQSDFYAALNDTGAKQITVVIGLDRATTVPETPADTPAS is encoded by the coding sequence GTGTCCAAGCCCAGCCGCGATCGCTTCGATGACGTCCCCCGCTCCTCCGGACGCGTAGGGGCGCACCGCGCCGAGACCCCCGGGATGAACGGCTGGGTCGTGCTGCTCTGGTCGTTCGTCGCCGCGCTGGTGCTGATCATTGCCGGCATCTTCGGCTCGCTGGTCGTCATGGGGCGCATCTCGCTGTTCCCCGAGACCGCGCCGAGCTCCGTCCCCACCCCCGAGGAGACCGGAGTCGTCGACACCACCATCTCGGTGATGATCCTGAATGCGACGCCCGAAGAGGGCCTCGACACCCAGATGCGCGACCTGCTCATCAACAACGGCTGGCTCGCGGACAGCGTCTACGCGAGCGACAGCGCGAGCGAGGATTTCGAGACCACCACGGTCTATTACGTCGCTGACGAGGACGAGCTCGCGGCGATCGGTCTGGCGCGCGTGATCGGCGGCGCCGAGGTCCAGCAGAGCGACTTCTATGCGGCGTTGAACGACACCGGCGCGAAGCAGATCACGGTCGTCATCGGTCTCGATCGGGCAACGACCGTGCCCGAGACTCCCGCGGACACTCCTGCCTCCTGA